In Pseudobdellovibrionaceae bacterium, the following proteins share a genomic window:
- a CDS encoding MotA/TolQ/ExbB proton channel family protein — protein MAQEGSFYKAITRRALIINQTAAGAGLSGLLGFILMGAIASVFFITENYFISMFTISIGLLIYVSGSDVTRIGVSAFTIFFSSKHLVGRAAYMQDTLAALTEILRIKRSKTGDYVGNPIAEKSKITLPNNPLALDIQKLQEHQKDSQYAEYLAHSYYVQCHELYEFSSDNFDFVSNAMPLFGLIGTIVGLIAMFDTLGADVTVEALSPQLALALKTTLYGAVFSSIYKIIGARFQQRLKALDYDYEAFLKALQTLVANKISVEVD, from the coding sequence ATGGCCCAGGAAGGTAGCTTCTACAAGGCAATTACCCGGCGAGCCCTGATTATCAATCAGACAGCTGCAGGAGCAGGACTCAGTGGATTGCTGGGTTTTATTCTCATGGGGGCCATTGCCTCGGTGTTTTTTATCACTGAGAACTATTTCATCTCCATGTTCACTATTTCCATTGGTCTGCTGATCTACGTCAGCGGCTCAGACGTCACGCGAATTGGTGTCTCTGCCTTTACCATCTTCTTTTCCAGCAAACACTTGGTCGGCCGCGCCGCCTATATGCAGGACACCTTGGCGGCTCTTACCGAGATTCTCCGCATAAAGCGCAGCAAGACCGGGGATTACGTTGGCAACCCAATTGCAGAAAAGTCTAAGATCACCCTGCCGAACAATCCGCTGGCCCTGGATATTCAGAAACTCCAGGAACACCAAAAGGACAGTCAGTACGCCGAGTACCTGGCTCATTCCTATTACGTTCAGTGCCACGAACTCTATGAATTTTCCTCGGACAATTTTGACTTTGTCAGTAATGCCATGCCGCTGTTTGGACTAATTGGAACCATTGTCGGATTGATTGCCATGTTCGATACCTTGGGGGCGGATGTCACTGTTGAAGCCTTGTCGCCTCAGCTTGCTCTCGCTCTTAAGACAACTTTGTATGGAGCTGTTTTTTCGTCGATCTATAAGATCATTGGCGCCCGTTTTCAACAGCGCCTTAAGGCCCTGGACTACGACTACGAAGCCTTCCTGAAAGCTCTACAAACTCTGGTTGCCAATAAAATTAGCGTCGAGGTGGATTAA
- a CDS encoding OmpA family protein, which yields MRSIGQRKESGSWQIIYMDLMTMIMVFFVILWSINQGKDVGISDTIGDQTANMVNLPGDVLFNPGKHNITQRGSEIFKELFSSNGESVLTFETNALTKRMLIIHGHTDADGKKSENIDLGYNRAVAAYNEIRKHSENIPDHVIICTHADNSPAQEVPKFEGKITTAQRDALRAAKARNRRITIEDKVLDRLK from the coding sequence ATGAGATCGATTGGACAACGCAAAGAATCTGGCTCATGGCAGATCATTTATATGGACCTGATGACGATGATCATGGTGTTTTTTGTCATTCTGTGGTCGATCAACCAAGGCAAGGACGTTGGGATCAGTGACACAATAGGGGATCAGACCGCCAACATGGTCAACCTCCCTGGTGACGTCTTGTTTAACCCCGGCAAACATAACATCACGCAAAGGGGCAGTGAAATTTTTAAGGAGCTTTTCTCCTCAAATGGTGAGTCCGTGTTGACCTTTGAGACCAATGCACTCACCAAGCGGATGCTCATCATTCACGGCCACACGGATGCCGACGGCAAAAAGTCAGAGAACATCGACCTGGGCTACAACCGGGCCGTGGCCGCCTACAACGAAATTCGCAAACACAGCGAGAATATTCCGGATCACGTGATCATTTGCACTCACGCGGACAACTCCCCTGCACAGGAGGTCCCAAAGTTTGAAGGCAAGATCACAACAGCACAGAGAGATGCCCTGCGGGCTGCAAAAGCCCGAAACAGAAGAATCACCATTGAAGACAAAGTCTTGGATAGATTGAAATAG